A part of Verrucomicrobiia bacterium genomic DNA contains:
- a CDS encoding helix-turn-helix transcriptional regulator, which produces MKKLRRRRSLKNKRGWLRLAKEARFNASRLAKLCGITLRQLERQAQQTLGCTPQTWLDEQRMVAAQLLLRETDTVKEVAFRLGYTQASHFCRQFKQYYELTPTQFILQCERLDRDGP; this is translated from the coding sequence ATGAAAAAACTGCGCCGGAGACGGTCATTAAAGAACAAGCGGGGATGGTTGCGCCTGGCCAAGGAAGCCCGTTTTAACGCCTCCCGGCTCGCCAAACTATGTGGCATCACTCTGCGCCAGTTGGAGCGTCAGGCTCAGCAGACCCTCGGCTGCACCCCGCAGACCTGGTTGGACGAGCAGCGCATGGTGGCTGCCCAATTGCTGCTCCGCGAGACAGATACCGTTAAAGAAGTCGCATTCCGCTTGGGTTACACCCAAGCATCTCACTTTTGCCGCCAGTTCAAGCAATACTACGAGCTTACCCCCACGCAATTCATCCTGCAGTGCGAACGCCTCGATCGCGACGGTCCGTAA
- the tnpA gene encoding IS200/IS605 family transposase, giving the protein MANTYTSLHYHIIFSTKLRERWIPPEIEQRIWSYLGGIANENKMTPLKIGGVEDHVHLVLGVHPTVAISQALKLLKTGSSGWVHNTFPGMKGFGWQDGYAAFAVSKSLLPEVIAYVEGQREHHKTRTFQEEYLAFLRKHEIDYDERYVFD; this is encoded by the coding sequence ATGGCCAATACCTACACATCTCTGCACTACCACATCATCTTCAGCACCAAGCTTCGCGAACGTTGGATCCCTCCAGAGATTGAGCAACGCATATGGTCTTATTTAGGCGGCATCGCAAATGAAAATAAAATGACGCCGTTAAAGATCGGTGGCGTGGAAGATCATGTGCATCTGGTGTTAGGCGTGCATCCCACAGTGGCGATCAGTCAGGCGCTTAAGCTTTTGAAAACCGGTTCTTCCGGTTGGGTTCATAATACATTTCCCGGGATGAAAGGATTTGGCTGGCAAGATGGTTATGCCGCTTTTGCCGTGAGCAAATCGTTGCTTCCGGAAGTCATCGCCTATGTGGAGGGTCAAAGGGAACATCATAAAACCAGAACCTTTCAGGAAGAGTATCTGGCGTTTCTGCGCAAGCATGAGATTGATTATGATGAACGGTATGTTTTCGATTGA
- a CDS encoding FkbM family methyltransferase, translating to MSLVTKLVLAAKAFDRRVWPNHRIALTRDLVSRLKNDKLRIADVGSADGPEDRWLTISDLTQFITFEPNTRSESNSPDNTVNFPIGLWSRRDKMPLYITAHPDSSSLCKINREVFDDYLIQLGSQVVKQIEIEVSTLDACLETKGKEGLTPHFLKIDVEGGDLEVMKGAEGTILSSVLGIRTEAVLRPLWVGCPELWDVNKHLRSKGFALFTLGKVQWIRNNGLFGYTSQPQLIWGDAVFFLAKEPFIKRMESISIENREILLIHFTVILLAHGCHDYALEIVETVKDKKLVNEANVSNCEQSIRNSVDKSCFVILWLAMGAAFALLVYLVFCLVKPTREHAKFYLKQRLGRFCSSALRWTGKAGRPYGASIEDQYD from the coding sequence ATGAGTCTCGTAACAAAACTAGTATTGGCTGCAAAAGCTTTTGACCGACGAGTCTGGCCGAACCATAGGATTGCATTAACCCGAGATTTGGTTAGTCGCCTCAAGAATGACAAGTTGCGGATAGCTGATGTGGGCAGCGCAGACGGACCGGAAGATCGCTGGCTAACTATAAGCGATTTGACCCAATTCATCACTTTCGAACCGAATACTCGTTCGGAATCGAATAGTCCTGATAACACTGTCAATTTCCCAATAGGTTTATGGTCACGGCGAGACAAAATGCCCCTGTACATTACAGCACATCCAGATTCATCTTCGTTGTGCAAAATAAACCGGGAGGTCTTCGATGATTATTTGATTCAGCTAGGTTCCCAAGTAGTCAAACAAATTGAGATTGAAGTAAGTACGCTCGACGCCTGTTTGGAAACAAAGGGGAAGGAAGGACTGACTCCTCATTTTTTGAAAATAGATGTCGAAGGCGGCGATTTGGAAGTTATGAAAGGAGCCGAAGGGACAATTTTGTCGAGTGTACTAGGAATCAGAACTGAAGCGGTGCTCCGACCACTTTGGGTTGGCTGTCCAGAATTATGGGATGTTAATAAACACCTTAGGAGTAAAGGATTCGCGCTATTTACTTTGGGGAAAGTTCAATGGATTCGAAATAATGGATTGTTTGGGTATACCTCGCAACCCCAGCTAATATGGGGCGATGCTGTGTTTTTCTTGGCAAAAGAACCATTCATTAAAAGGATGGAAAGTATTTCCATTGAAAACCGGGAAATTCTTTTAATTCACTTCACTGTCATCCTTCTTGCACACGGCTGCCACGACTATGCTTTAGAAATCGTTGAAACGGTCAAAGACAAAAAACTCGTAAATGAAGCTAATGTTAGCAACTGTGAACAAAGTATAAGAAATTCGGTGGACAAATCGTGCTTTGTCATTCTGTGGCTAGCCATGGGGGCAGCTTTCGCTTTGTTGGTTTATCTTGTTTTTTGTTTAGTTAAACCAACAAGAGAGCATGCAAAGTTTTATCTAAAACAGCGGCTTGGGAGATTTTGCTCATCAGCTTTGCGATGGACTGGAAAAGCTGGGAGACCATACGGTGCCTCGATAGAGGACCAATACGACTAG
- a CDS encoding aspartate-semialdehyde dehydrogenase has protein sequence MNRNPHVAVVGATGAVGIEMIKTLERRNFPVGKLTLLASARSVGKTLTFKGQEITVTELTKDSFKGIDIALFSAGGSISKEFAPAAVAAGCVVVDNSSAFRMDDSVPLVVPEINAADVKKHKGIIANPNCTTAITLMALYPLHQAFGVKRVFASSYQAVSGTGAKAIEELKNQVDQIVAGETVTKEVYPHQIAFNVLPQVDSFLPTGYTKEEMKMENEGRKIMHHEGFRASVTCVRVPVYRAHSVAVSAEFEKPVTVEAARAVLAKAPGLDIVDNPEKKEYPLPLYVAEKDNCQVGRLRMDCALDNGLCFWVVGDQLLKGAALNAVQIAEELIK, from the coding sequence ATGAACCGGAATCCGCATGTAGCCGTGGTCGGTGCGACGGGAGCCGTCGGCATCGAGATGATCAAGACGCTGGAGCGTCGCAATTTTCCTGTGGGGAAATTGACGTTGCTCGCTTCTGCCCGTTCTGTGGGCAAAACCCTGACCTTCAAGGGTCAAGAGATCACGGTGACCGAACTGACTAAAGACTCTTTCAAGGGCATCGACATCGCCCTGTTCAGCGCGGGTGGCAGCATCTCGAAGGAATTCGCTCCGGCAGCGGTGGCGGCGGGTTGCGTGGTGGTGGATAACTCCAGCGCCTTCCGCATGGATGACTCGGTGCCGCTGGTGGTGCCTGAAATCAATGCCGCCGATGTGAAGAAGCACAAGGGCATCATCGCCAATCCGAACTGCACGACGGCCATCACCTTGATGGCGCTGTATCCGTTGCATCAGGCGTTCGGCGTGAAGCGCGTGTTCGCCTCCAGCTACCAGGCCGTGTCCGGCACGGGCGCGAAGGCGATCGAGGAATTGAAGAATCAGGTGGACCAGATCGTGGCCGGAGAAACGGTGACGAAGGAAGTCTATCCGCATCAGATCGCTTTCAACGTGTTGCCGCAGGTGGATTCATTCCTGCCGACGGGTTACACGAAGGAAGAGATGAAGATGGAGAACGAAGGCCGCAAGATCATGCATCACGAAGGTTTCCGCGCGAGCGTGACCTGCGTGCGTGTGCCGGTCTATCGCGCCCACTCCGTCGCGGTCAGCGCCGAGTTCGAGAAGCCGGTGACGGTGGAAGCCGCCCGTGCTGTGCTGGCGAAGGCGCCGGGTCTGGACATCGTGGATAATCCAGAGAAGAAGGAATATCCGCTGCCGCTGTATGTGGCGGAGAAGGACAACTGCCAAGTGGGCCGTCTGCGTATGGATTGCGCACTGGATAACGGCCTGTGCTTCTGGGTGGTGGGTGACCAACTCCTGAAGGGTGCGGCTTTGAACGCCGTGCAGATCGCTGAAGAGTTGATCAAGTAA
- a CDS encoding LamG domain-containing protein, with the protein MKFEKALFQTFGCILLISSVATTSLHAVPTDVPSGLVAWWNGNDNSEDSTLNQLDASWLGTPAYVNGKVGRAFDVRASALSVPHSSLVSFAPGSHATFEFWAYRTSSDLPFHIFGKRAGACPTIQINYQLGVDNTLPAVPLNEWVHWAAVFDASGITWYANGAVYKSFPGATFGAQNTADLRLGTSGVCEAFDGYIDEFSIYNRGLTLQEIQSIYQAGSGGKRQIQASAEVYAGITLQAGVGTSCFIQYAESLNEPVQWITLTNIASIPSSPYFFVDRTSSAKVKRFYRVISSQN; encoded by the coding sequence ATGAAATTTGAGAAGGCGTTGTTTCAAACATTTGGCTGTATTCTACTCATTTCAAGTGTTGCAACTACCTCTTTGCATGCAGTTCCGACCGATGTTCCAAGCGGTTTGGTCGCGTGGTGGAATGGCAATGATAATTCAGAAGATTCGACGTTGAATCAGCTTGATGCTTCATGGCTGGGAACTCCTGCTTATGTGAATGGCAAAGTAGGTCGAGCTTTTGATGTTCGCGCCTCCGCTTTGTCCGTTCCTCACAGTAGCTTGGTAAGTTTTGCGCCCGGTAGCCATGCCACATTTGAATTTTGGGCTTATCGTACCTCAAGCGACTTACCGTTTCACATTTTCGGAAAACGAGCAGGAGCTTGTCCTACGATACAAATCAACTATCAGTTGGGTGTTGATAACACTTTGCCTGCCGTCCCGCTCAATGAGTGGGTTCATTGGGCAGCAGTATTCGATGCTTCGGGTATCACTTGGTACGCAAATGGTGCAGTCTATAAGAGCTTTCCAGGCGCTACATTTGGTGCTCAAAACACGGCTGACCTACGATTGGGCACCTCTGGGGTTTGTGAGGCATTTGACGGCTATATTGACGAATTTTCTATCTACAACCGTGGGCTTACTTTGCAAGAAATTCAGAGCATTTATCAGGCCGGATCGGGAGGAAAACGACAAATTCAAGCGTCAGCTGAGGTGTATGCTGGCATAACCTTGCAAGCTGGCGTTGGCACCTCTTGCTTTATACAGTATGCTGAGAGTCTCAATGAGCCGGTTCAGTGGATTACTCTGACTAACATCGCATCGATACCATCCAGCCCCTATTTTTTTGTTGATCGTACATCCAGCGCGAAGGTGAAGCGCTTTTATAGGGTTATTTCGTCACAAAACTGA
- the mdoH gene encoding glucans biosynthesis glucosyltransferase MdoH has protein sequence MSPAANQPNPTIISQPRVRRGHRVFFFYSSALLLTGFVSWLFADLMWRTDWSISKTILLALFTILFLLCSIGCMNAIFGFFIRLIGDNSRLTQLNDYRSHDIKGISTAIVFPIYNEDVARVYERLRAAYRSLQKAGEIEHFDFYILSDSTNPDKWVEEEKRWLDLARDLDAIGKINYRRRVNNEAKKSGNIHDFLTNWGRRYRYFIVFDADSIMRGATILDMVRLMEVNPEVGLIQTVPALVNAESLFGRIQQFANRLYAPIFISGLNYWSQNFGNYWGHNAIIRTEPFIQFCDLPHLPGRKPFGGQILSHDFVEAALMLKENWQIWFAYDLEGSYEEAPQDMIENAQRDRRWCQGNMQHAMVVFAKGLRGVSRIHLLMGIFGYLSSPLWLLFLLTFNFILWSRELSGLSDITVHAFTPFLKVDGMQHAFLIFGICMTVIFLPKVLALIDLARDKQRALAFGGMRHAITSAIVETTFSSLQAPLQMLWHSKFVTTILFGIGVNWGTQNRGSDGISWAHAVRNHWAHTAIGLVWGYAVWRLDQPTFWWFAPVCAGMVISIPMSVFTSRATWGERARTSGLFMTPEEILPPPEIKRLRERMKALDESGSGEPFASGSGLAIAVIDPYVNAIHVSLQREKWLNPQYAEMLAQIGVARPEVREYGEKLLAEGPDALKPAERMLVLADSRVMSWLHHQVWQRPNETLAPWWQKAIRKYARN, from the coding sequence ATGAGTCCTGCTGCCAATCAGCCGAATCCGACTATCATTTCCCAGCCGCGCGTGCGGCGGGGACATCGTGTTTTCTTTTTCTATTCTTCGGCGCTGTTGCTCACAGGTTTTGTCTCCTGGTTGTTCGCGGACCTGATGTGGCGGACGGATTGGTCCATCAGCAAGACCATCTTGCTCGCGTTGTTCACCATCCTCTTCTTGCTGTGCAGCATAGGATGTATGAACGCCATCTTCGGCTTCTTCATCCGCCTGATTGGCGATAACAGCCGCCTCACGCAGTTGAACGACTACCGTTCGCACGACATCAAGGGCATCAGCACGGCGATTGTTTTCCCGATCTATAATGAAGACGTGGCGCGCGTGTATGAACGTCTGCGCGCAGCGTATCGTTCCCTGCAAAAGGCCGGTGAGATCGAGCACTTCGACTTCTACATCCTGAGTGATTCCACGAACCCGGATAAATGGGTGGAGGAAGAGAAACGTTGGCTGGACCTCGCGCGTGATCTGGATGCCATCGGCAAGATCAATTACCGCCGCCGCGTGAACAACGAGGCGAAGAAGAGCGGTAACATCCATGACTTCCTGACGAATTGGGGCCGTCGCTATCGTTACTTCATCGTGTTCGATGCGGACAGCATCATGCGCGGTGCGACCATCCTGGACATGGTGCGCCTCATGGAAGTGAACCCGGAAGTGGGCCTCATTCAGACCGTGCCTGCGTTGGTAAATGCGGAATCGCTCTTCGGCCGTATCCAGCAATTTGCCAATCGCCTGTATGCACCGATCTTCATCTCCGGCCTGAATTATTGGTCGCAGAATTTCGGCAATTACTGGGGGCATAATGCGATCATCCGCACGGAGCCGTTCATCCAGTTCTGCGACCTGCCGCATCTGCCGGGCCGCAAGCCGTTCGGTGGGCAAATCCTCAGCCATGACTTCGTAGAGGCTGCACTGATGCTGAAGGAGAACTGGCAGATTTGGTTCGCGTATGACTTGGAAGGCAGCTACGAGGAAGCGCCCCAGGACATGATCGAGAACGCGCAACGCGATCGCCGCTGGTGCCAGGGTAACATGCAGCATGCGATGGTGGTGTTCGCTAAAGGTCTGCGCGGAGTGAGCCGGATCCATCTGCTCATGGGCATCTTCGGTTATCTCTCCAGCCCGCTGTGGTTGCTGTTCCTGCTCACGTTCAATTTCATTTTGTGGTCGCGGGAATTGTCCGGTCTCTCGGATATCACTGTGCATGCGTTCACACCGTTCTTGAAGGTGGACGGGATGCAGCACGCGTTCCTCATCTTCGGCATCTGCATGACGGTGATTTTCCTGCCGAAGGTGCTCGCGCTCATCGATCTTGCACGGGATAAGCAACGTGCCTTGGCCTTCGGCGGAATGCGCCATGCCATCACCAGTGCGATCGTGGAAACGACTTTTTCTTCGCTCCAAGCGCCCTTGCAGATGTTGTGGCACTCGAAGTTTGTGACCACGATTTTGTTCGGCATCGGGGTGAATTGGGGCACGCAAAACCGTGGTTCCGATGGCATCTCGTGGGCGCATGCGGTGCGGAATCATTGGGCGCATACGGCCATCGGTTTGGTGTGGGGTTATGCGGTGTGGCGCTTGGATCAGCCGACGTTCTGGTGGTTCGCGCCAGTGTGCGCAGGCATGGTGATCTCCATTCCCATGAGTGTCTTCACGAGCCGGGCGACATGGGGTGAGCGCGCGCGCACATCCGGCCTGTTCATGACGCCGGAAGAGATTTTGCCGCCACCCGAGATCAAGCGTCTGCGCGAGCGGATGAAGGCGCTGGATGAATCGGGTTCCGGTGAGCCTTTCGCGAGCGGTTCGGGATTGGCCATCGCGGTGATTGATCCGTATGTGAACGCCATCCACGTCTCGCTGCAACGGGAGAAGTGGCTGAACCCGCAGTATGCGGAGATGCTCGCGCAGATCGGTGTGGCGCGGCCCGAGGTGCGTGAATACGGCGAGAAGCTTTTGGCGGAAGGACCGGATGCGTTGAAGCCTGCCGAGCGGATGCTGGTGCTGGCGGATTCCCGCGTGATGTCCTGGCTGCATCATCAAGTGTGGCAGCGACCGAATGAAACGCTGGCGCCTTGGTGGCAGAAGGCGATCCGGAAATACGCGCGGAATTGA
- a CDS encoding addiction module protein — MSIEQIAQEALRLSPRDRALLAETIWESLTDPDCSPQTSEEDLVALAQSRDAEIESGKVTPLTHSELMARVRS, encoded by the coding sequence ATGAGCATAGAACAAATCGCCCAAGAAGCTTTACGCCTGTCACCGCGTGACCGGGCGTTGTTGGCTGAAACGATTTGGGAAAGCCTGACCGACCCTGATTGCAGTCCCCAAACTTCAGAAGAAGATTTGGTGGCTTTGGCTCAATCGCGCGATGCAGAGATTGAATCGGGCAAAGTCACACCGTTGACGCATTCAGAGTTGATGGCACGTGTCCGTTCATGA
- a CDS encoding TIM barrel protein, which produces MIPLRKRPFWVTLLPVVTTALLCAAGVLSVRGAEDGGSTRANIFARSNLVAWCIVPFDAKKRDSLQRAEMLERLQIRRLAYDYRAEHVPTFDLEVETMKKHGIEVTAWWFPGSLNEEAKKILGVIERHKIMPQLWITGGGAATKNEEEQRQRVVAEANRIRPIAEAAGRLGCKVALYNHGGWFGEPENQVAIIKELNLPNVGIVYNFHHGHEHIARFPELMALMKPHLLALNINGMIPGGDKAGKKILTVGEGTEELAMLKTVKASGWQGPVGILNHRTELDAEVALKGNLAGLEKLAAALK; this is translated from the coding sequence ATGATCCCACTGAGAAAACGACCGTTCTGGGTTACTTTGCTGCCCGTTGTCACGACGGCACTGTTATGCGCTGCCGGCGTGCTGTCAGTGAGGGGTGCGGAAGATGGCGGTTCAACCAGGGCAAATATCTTTGCCCGGAGTAATCTGGTGGCGTGGTGCATCGTGCCATTTGACGCGAAGAAGCGGGATTCGCTGCAACGTGCCGAGATGCTGGAGCGGCTGCAGATCAGGCGGCTGGCGTATGATTATCGCGCGGAGCATGTGCCGACCTTCGACCTGGAGGTGGAGACGATGAAGAAGCACGGGATCGAGGTGACGGCGTGGTGGTTCCCGGGGTCATTGAACGAGGAGGCTAAGAAGATCCTGGGCGTGATCGAGAGGCACAAGATCATGCCGCAGCTCTGGATCACGGGCGGCGGGGCGGCCACGAAGAACGAGGAGGAGCAGAGACAGCGGGTGGTGGCGGAGGCAAACCGCATCCGACCGATCGCCGAGGCGGCAGGCAGGCTGGGTTGCAAAGTGGCGCTGTATAATCACGGCGGTTGGTTCGGGGAGCCGGAGAATCAGGTGGCAATCATCAAGGAACTGAACCTTCCAAACGTCGGCATCGTTTATAACTTTCACCATGGGCACGAGCACATCGCGCGGTTCCCGGAATTGATGGCGTTGATGAAGCCGCATTTGCTGGCTCTGAATATAAACGGGATGATCCCGGGCGGAGATAAAGCGGGAAAGAAGATACTGACTGTGGGCGAAGGAACGGAGGAGCTGGCGATGCTGAAAACGGTGAAAGCCAGCGGATGGCAAGGGCCGGTGGGCATCCTCAACCACCGGACGGAACTGGATGCGGAGGTGGCGCTGAAGGGGAATCTGGCTGGCTTGGAAAAACTGGCGGCAGCACTCAAGTAA
- a CDS encoding Fic family protein: protein MPFYEIIGISYFMASKPEESSGRWIKTLEGYRAFHPNPLPPEINWTPALASALADASLLIGKLAGEGKRLPSPHVLLRPFIRREAVLSSRIEGTQATLGELLAAEAGAAVERSPEDLSEVANYVTAMEFGMERLQTLPLSLRLVRELHERLMTGVRGKHATPGEFRRSQNWIGKAGETLNQAAYVPPPPDVLGEYLAAWERFLHDRTLPPLVHIALTHYQFEAIHPFLDGNGRVGRLLITLQLCERGILQTPLLYLSAFFEATRADYYAGLRNISEKGDWDGWLRYFLNGVARQSEDALSRTVRLNTILENWRKQLAGKTGTKVALQLLDHLGANPFITPRGAEQKLNLAYNTAARAIAQLEKHGIVKQTSEGKRDRAYCAEALLKILEEPASLIPQEDP, encoded by the coding sequence TTGCCATTTTATGAAATAATAGGCATATCTTATTTCATGGCATCAAAACCAGAAGAGTCATCGGGGCGCTGGATCAAGACCTTGGAAGGCTATCGAGCATTTCATCCAAATCCTTTGCCGCCGGAAATAAATTGGACGCCCGCCTTAGCATCAGCTTTAGCGGATGCTTCTCTGCTGATTGGAAAGTTGGCAGGGGAAGGGAAGCGGTTGCCTAGCCCGCATGTTTTGTTGCGCCCCTTCATTCGCCGGGAAGCCGTGTTATCCAGCCGGATTGAAGGTACTCAAGCCACCTTGGGTGAATTGCTGGCAGCGGAAGCAGGAGCAGCAGTGGAACGCAGTCCGGAAGATTTGAGCGAAGTGGCCAATTATGTGACCGCTATGGAGTTCGGGATGGAGCGGCTCCAGACCCTGCCGCTTTCACTCCGACTGGTTCGGGAATTGCATGAACGGCTTATGACCGGCGTGCGCGGCAAGCACGCCACGCCCGGTGAATTCCGGCGTTCACAAAACTGGATCGGCAAGGCCGGGGAAACCTTGAATCAAGCTGCCTATGTACCGCCGCCCCCGGATGTCTTGGGAGAGTATCTGGCAGCATGGGAACGTTTTTTACATGACCGGACACTCCCCCCGTTGGTGCATATTGCTTTGACACATTACCAATTTGAAGCCATCCACCCTTTTCTGGATGGTAATGGTCGCGTGGGGCGACTGCTGATCACGCTCCAGCTCTGCGAGCGCGGGATTCTGCAAACGCCTTTACTTTATCTCTCCGCTTTCTTTGAAGCCACGCGGGCGGATTATTACGCCGGACTTCGGAATATTTCTGAAAAGGGAGATTGGGACGGCTGGCTGCGTTACTTTCTCAACGGCGTGGCCCGTCAGTCGGAGGATGCCCTGAGCCGGACGGTGAGACTGAACACAATCCTGGAAAATTGGCGTAAACAATTGGCGGGCAAAACGGGCACCAAAGTCGCGCTGCAATTGCTCGATCATTTGGGGGCAAACCCGTTCATAACACCGCGCGGAGCCGAGCAAAAACTGAACCTAGCTTATAACACAGCGGCCCGGGCCATCGCTCAACTGGAAAAACACGGTATCGTGAAGCAAACCAGCGAAGGGAAACGCGACCGGGCATATTGCGCCGAAGCTTTGCTGAAAATTCTCGAAGAACCGGCCAGCTTGATTCCACAGGAGGATCCCTAG
- a CDS encoding glucan biosynthesis protein G, whose amino-acid sequence MKCSVLAWFLVGLCFAGQLAEAAQSVQLDLDYVAKRAEERALKPFRSPRAELPAVLRDLTYDTYREIQFRSDRALWGADKLPFRVEFFHPGYIYQEPVHVNEFSATHVQNIRFVQDFFNYRNSKLENQVPARTGYAGFKVLYPVNSPNKMDELGSFLGASYFRLLGAGQRYGQSARGLALDSGETDRPEEFPIFTDWWLGKPEAGSKELVLYAVLDSVSCTGAYKFRIVPGETTVADIEAVLYIRKPDLIKAADASKKPLKTIGMAPLTSMFWFGKNSERKFDDYRPEVHDSDGLLIKSTTGETLWRPLNNASVMRHQAFALPGLRGFGLLQRERNYQNYQDLFNYYQQVPSVWIQPHSDWGEGEVHLLELSTNYEGLDNIVAFWNPKKMPKPMEPFRFGYRMKWTRETDQKLSENIVLNTRIGADGPNPKWRQIAIDFGGPKLKDIPENDAPKAIASCSANAVITDNQVFKNPFDNTWRVVLKMEPKAGNKEPVDIRCTLKHRDQVVSETWTYHWSPP is encoded by the coding sequence ATGAAATGCAGTGTTTTAGCGTGGTTTTTGGTCGGATTATGCTTCGCCGGGCAACTGGCTGAGGCAGCGCAATCCGTCCAGTTGGACCTTGATTACGTGGCGAAGCGGGCGGAAGAGCGGGCGCTTAAGCCTTTCCGTTCCCCCCGTGCCGAGCTGCCGGCAGTGCTGCGTGACCTGACCTACGATACCTACCGGGAAATCCAATTTCGGTCCGACCGCGCCCTTTGGGGGGCAGACAAGCTGCCGTTCCGGGTCGAGTTCTTTCACCCTGGCTATATCTACCAGGAGCCGGTGCATGTGAACGAGTTCTCGGCCACGCATGTGCAGAATATCCGTTTCGTGCAGGATTTCTTCAATTACCGGAATTCCAAGCTGGAGAACCAAGTCCCGGCTCGGACAGGGTATGCTGGGTTCAAGGTCCTCTATCCGGTGAACTCACCGAATAAAATGGATGAACTGGGTTCTTTCTTGGGCGCCAGTTACTTTCGTTTGTTAGGGGCAGGCCAGCGTTATGGTCAATCAGCCCGCGGTCTGGCGTTGGATTCCGGTGAGACGGATCGCCCGGAGGAATTCCCGATCTTCACGGATTGGTGGCTGGGCAAGCCCGAAGCTGGCAGCAAAGAACTGGTCCTCTACGCCGTCTTGGACAGCGTGAGCTGCACGGGTGCCTACAAGTTCCGTATCGTGCCCGGAGAGACGACAGTCGCAGATATCGAAGCCGTCCTCTACATCCGCAAGCCAGACCTGATCAAGGCGGCTGATGCCAGCAAAAAACCGTTGAAGACTATCGGCATGGCCCCGCTCACTAGCATGTTCTGGTTCGGCAAGAACTCAGAGCGCAAGTTCGATGATTACCGCCCCGAAGTGCATGACTCCGATGGCTTGCTGATCAAATCGACCACCGGCGAGACGTTGTGGCGTCCCTTGAACAACGCCTCCGTGATGCGCCATCAGGCGTTTGCCTTGCCCGGTTTGCGCGGCTTCGGCCTGCTCCAGCGCGAGCGGAACTACCAGAACTACCAAGATCTCTTTAACTACTACCAACAGGTTCCGAGCGTGTGGATTCAGCCGCATAGCGATTGGGGTGAGGGCGAGGTGCATCTGCTGGAGTTGAGTACGAATTACGAGGGCTTGGATAATATCGTGGCGTTCTGGAATCCCAAGAAGATGCCTAAACCCATGGAGCCGTTCAGGTTCGGTTACCGCATGAAGTGGACGCGGGAGACGGATCAGAAGCTCTCGGAGAACATCGTTTTGAACACGCGTATCGGTGCCGATGGGCCGAACCCCAAGTGGCGTCAGATCGCGATCGATTTCGGCGGACCGAAGCTCAAGGACATCCCGGAGAACGATGCGCCGAAAGCCATCGCCAGTTGCAGCGCGAACGCGGTTATCACGGACAACCAGGTTTTCAAGAACCCCTTTGATAATACGTGGCGCGTGGTATTGAAGATGGAGCCGAAAGCGGGCAATAAGGAGCCAGTGGACATTCGTTGCACTCTCAAACACCGCGACCAGGTGGTGAGTGAAACGTGGACCTACCACTGGAGCCCGCCCTAA